Below is a window of Chaetodon trifascialis isolate fChaTrf1 chromosome 17, fChaTrf1.hap1, whole genome shotgun sequence DNA.
CGATACTCAAACGGCCAGCGGAGAGACGGCCCAGATGTTCAGGCTGGCTGCAGCGAGTGTCCCAGCTTGACCGTCAGTGGTGCGTTTTAGGGACGCTGTGAAGTGGCTTCGTATCATTTCCTCCAGTAGAAAGGAGCCACAGGGATCACAGTCCATTTTAATCCTTTTATAACAATCACAATAAAGCAATTAACAGATTCCATGCTATGACTCATAACTACTGGGTTCTGCTGAAAGCGAGGCTTTGATACCCCTGTTCTTACCCTGTTACAGAGGCTGAATCACCACGCCGTACTCTTATATCCCCTCACCTCACATTGACCCCACTCCTGCTTGTTTCCTAGGAGACAGCGGGAAGGTGACGACGGTTGTGGCCACACCGGGTCAGGGACCCGACCGCCCACAGGAAGTCTCTTACACTGACATCAAGGTAAGCGAGGAAGTGAACCGAGACCGAGCGGTGTCCTCACGTGGAGCTCTGTCCTTGTATGTAGAAGTAAAACTCAGTGACCTCGTGTGCTGCCGCAGCTGAGACTTGACTCACCACGTTGAACGTAATGACTGCCACGTATCTGGCTGAAGCTGATATGGCTGTTGATCAATGCCTGTGGCTCTGTAATGACTTTGCCAGGTGCTGAGATGTGCGGCTTCCAGGGCTCTCTTTATAGCCTACtttcctgcctttgtctctTTGAAAATGTGACATAATTGTGTCAGTCCCAGGCTAACGAAATCACATGGATGGAGCTGAGGTTGTGTCGAGCCAGAGACGTGTTGTTACCTTTGCAGCTCCTTCTGGTGGCTTCCTCTTATCATTTCTAAGATTACTTAATGCCTCTGTAACAGTGTGCAAACGTACAGTTATCACAGTTTTTATCTCAAAGTCTTATCGGAAATATTGTCACTTCTCCAACTtctactgcagctgcagcttatAAAAGTGTCAGGTGAGACTTAAttgaaatgtatttgctgtaaTATAACAGTTTCTAAATAATTAAACTGATCTATCAGAAGTCATCTATCAGTGTACATAATAGAGATTTTGGTCATAATTTGGGACGACAGAACAAAGTTTCGACacaatttaatcatttttaacGGCTTGTGTAGTTTAATGCCTGCATACACTCAGTCTGCAGCTAATTCATATCTTAGTTATCAATCTGCAAATTAATTTTTGATGAGTACTTTCTCTACAGGGCTGATACGAAGCCTTGAAAGTTTGGAAATGCTTAACCGTCCACATTAGAATTTGCTTGAATATGAACGTGCTCCttgaaaaatgatgatttttttcaacATAATCTGGTGTGACATCTACACAGTCACTCAGGTAAACCAAAAGGTGGATTTAACATGAACCTTTCTCAACATAAAATGTAAAGTTGTGGGAGAAGTTATTTAAAGTTGTGTGACTCCATGTTAGCCCTCTGTTGTTGTAAATGGGCTGACAGACAGGCTCATATTGTTATATCAGCAGCCTGAAACTACAGTAACCCTCATAACTCCCCTGATGGACCATCATCGATGTCTTCCGTCCAGCTCACTCTTTCCTCTTCCGTGAAATCCTTGCAGGTGATTGGCAATGGGTCGTTTGGTGTGGTGTACCAAGCTCGCCTCATCGACAGCCAAGAGATGGTGGCCATTAAGAAGGTTCTGCAGGACAAGAGGTTCAAGGTAGGGCTGTAGCTGTTTTAGGGGTCAGGCTTTGCCTCCCATGTGTTTTGTTCGTGCTCACGCTTGGTTTGTTTTGTCGTGTTTTTCGTCTTTGCAGAATCGGGAACTACAGATCATGAGGAAGCTGGATCACTGCAACATTGTCAGGCTACGCTACTTCTTCTACTCCAGTGGCGAGAAGGTAcaactcttcttcttttcttccctcatGTCTTCTTGCAGAAAAGTCGATTCTGGTCAGTTAAACTTTTGCTAAGTCAccgtattcacacacactcttctcacAGTGCTGTAGTTTCAGGTGATTACAGTAAAACAGGGGAAATGGTGCGTGCACGTAAAGGATAAGATCACTCTGCTGCAGCGTAAACAGAATTACACCAACTCTGAGAAAAGGGAAGCAGTCCCTTTCTTGGACTGACGAATATAGAAACACTTCTGAGTTTGATGTTGCAGAAGTAAATTATTGGAAGCAggattctgtttgttttgaacagaaaaaaacagacgtGTAAATCATCAGCCGCTTCATGCATCAACATAACGCCTTCACACTGTCAAACCTCTGGCTACCTGTAGCAGTGAGCAGGGCTCGTAAACTTGTGTTAAACCATATTTCTATCACAGtgatttctccctctctgccccgTGCTGCACAGAAAGATGAAGTGTATCTCAACCTGGTGCTGGACTTTGTCCCTGAGACGGTCTACAGGGTTGCCAGGCATTTTAACAAGGCCAAGAGCATCATTCCCATCATATATGTGAAGGTGAGTTTCCCGTCAATGCGTTCCTGTGTTGTCTAATTATTCAGGATGGTCGGGATGATCCTTATTTCATAACCATGTCgtcttttctttgcttccttTTCTTGTGTTGTTCTTTTGTTGTGCCCTCCTCAGGTGTACATGTACCAGTTGTTTCGCAGTCTGGCTTATATCCATTCCCAGggtgtgtgtcacagagacaTCAAGCCTCAAAACCTGCTCGTCGACCCAGAAACTGCCATCCTCAAGCTGTGTGACTTTGGCAGGTGAGCTGCATGAACAGATGGATTTGTCCCGCACAGACATGAAGGATTTAACGACGGCACAATCGAGCTTCTGTGTGCAAAATGAAGGGAATTAAGCTGATCTTTATCTCTTCTTCAATGGGATATTCATCTTATGTCACACTGCTGTGACATAAAGGTGTGAACGAACCATTTCAAACAGCCCAGTGGTATCACAGGACTCCACTCAATGTGGCAGACTTTGACCTGCCTCTTAACACTGGCCAAAGTCGATCCCTGAGGTTAAAAATATCTGTGGTTTGTTGTGAGAGGAGTAAACAAAGCCCTCACCTCTTGATAACCATTCCCCCACAGTAGCTGATGTTTTTGCCCCTGACCAGCCCCTCAGAGCCGTCTTTCTTCGCTGCAATCTGCTATCGTTTAATTTGATCTCTTGTGTTTCCCCAGCGCCAAGCAGCTGGTCCGCGGTGAACCCAACGTGTCGTATATCTGCTCACGGTATTATCGCGCCCCTGAGCTCATTTTTGGTGCCACAGACTACACGGCAAACATTGACATCTGGTCAGCAGGCTGCGTGCTGGCCGAGCTGCTGCTCGGACAGCCCATATTCCCCGGGGACAGCGGAGTGGACCAGCTAGTAGAGATTAtcaaggtgagtgtgtgtgccaggtatctgtgtgtgtgtgtgtgtgtgtgtgtgtgtgtgtgtgtattagctTGCTTTATGCTCACACATTATTCTGTATTGACACACCTGCAGAACTCCGCTCAGACTCCTCTTCATCTATTTTCAGGTGCTGGGAACCCCAACAAGGGAACAAATCCGAGAGATGAACCCAAACTACACAGAGTTCAAGTTCCCTCAGATCAAAGCTCATCCATGGACCAAGGTGAGCAAATACCTGAGGACAAAGACCCCCAGCAGGGCGGTCAGCGAGCGCACTCGGCCTGTGCTGTCATGTGGAATTAATCCAAATGTCTGTAAATCTGTAAAAATGATCAGCTTTTGCTTGTGAGTTTTATTGTTAGTTTTGTATATCTTTACATGAAGGACCTCTGGAAGCACTTTAAATTTCTATCTACATCCCCAAAGCATTAATCTGGGAAGGTATTTGTTCTGAAAAGTGCCGCTAAACCAGCcagaacaaaagaagagaatACCTGTGGACCTGCTGTTGCCCACACAGTCTATTTAAATCTGCCAGCTGAAGTGCTTCAGTGTCCTCCTTCTGAAAGTCGGTTAACCCTGAGTCCTTAAGAGTACAGAAACAACGGAAAACCCAGAGAAGTGGCCCTTCAGCATTTACTACAAAGCGGATAACtgcttttttaaatgcagaacAGGTCTGCGAGGGCTTTGAACTGACAGTTCCAGgcgttttctttgtgtttcctttctttctatGTTTATCACACGTTTAGTAAAATAGAGGACTGGGTGTAAACTGAACATCAGAGTGTCATGTTAGTCTGCAGCAGGTGATGAATACTCAGACAGTTGTACAGTTTAACCAATTTACTTCCTTCGGCTGCATCTTCTCTGCAACCTCCTCTTGCTCCTCAGGTGTTTAAACCTCGCACCCCTCCAGAAGCCATCACTCTCTGCTCCCGGCTGCTGGAGTACACGCCGGCCTCTCGCTTCTCCCCGCTAGAGGCCTGTTCACACGCCTTCTTCGACGAGCTGCGCCAGCCCAACACACGACTGCCCAGCGGCCGAGAACTGCCCATGCTCTTCAACTTCAGCCCCACAGGTGCGTCCGGAGCGGAGCACAGTTAGCGTCAGGGTTTGACTTTTAGCACAGCGTCACAGCGATCTGTTGGGTCTGACCAGATGACGTAATAATTAGAAAGTTATGTGGAAGTTATGCCCGACGGATTCGTCACCATCTGTTCAGTGAATACAATCGTTTGGTGTTTCTGGGTTTGCTGTGGAGCACCGCTGCGGCCTCAGAGGAGGCGCAGTGCAGCGTACACTATCCTATTGTTGCGTGACGCCGTTCTCTCGATGTGTGACTCATCGTTAAATGAAAACTCCctcctttattttctgcagaGTTGTCAATCCAGCCCCAGCTGAACTCAACCCTCATTCCTCCTCACGCTCGCTCTCATACAGCTGCTTCCGCCCACGGTAGGAAACTCTTAAGTCAGTTATTAGAGTTTCACTGTAATGTTAATTTCATGGTTTGTGTGGCAGCTGAAAAAACTGCCTTTGTTATTATGTACTCACTTTTAATTAGCTTGTGAGTGAAAGCAAAATTTgtgctcttttgttttatttacgtcagtgttgtattattttttactatttatttatgtctAACTGGTGACACATTGTGACAAAAAGCTAGTATCTGGCTCTGATGGTCGTGGAGGATGATTCTGGGTTGGAATACAGAatgaaaaatcattttaaatgttcattttattttatttctgccaTGTGAAACACTGTTTGATGAGCTGCATGAAATAAATGGATGATAGTCTTATCCATCCTTACACGTCCGTCCTGTAATTACACGGAAGATGATATATACAGCAGATTATGAGCCATGAAATACTGGTATAGATTTATTTAACTTAAAGACAGAATAATGTCCAAAACATGTTGGCAGATCTGTAATCACGTTAGTGTCTGTTGTTGCTGAAACCAGAGTAATGAGTGTTTTTTGACACAAGATGGCAGCGTtggacaggaaatgaatgtttgtCAAGGACTAATTTGATGAGAGAGTCTAAGAGAATTAAGTACTTGTACATGTATGTTCCCCAATCGTAGCGATGAGCTGAGACCGTCCGTCCACTCGTCCTCTGTTGATGTTGTGGACAGTCTTTTCCACTCACTgttccttcctctgctcttctgtcCCTCAGATGGTCCTGGTTCAGACTCTTCTCAACACAGTTCAGTACCAGGATCTCTTAACAGCATCTGAAGCAGCCtctcacctgcctgcctgcctgcctgccagcctCACCCTtacctcagacacacacacacacacacacacacacacacacacacacacacacacacacacacacacaccaaccttTACTTAAGTCACCTTTGGGGACATTCAATAGACTTTCCTGAACCCTGACCGAAAATCAGCTTTTCCCTAACTGGGGACGTAGCTTTTGTCTCCAGTTGGTCAAGCCGTCCCCTGTTAACTGGTCTTTAGTCAAAACTGTGTCCCTGAAAGTAGGCTAagtcacacccacacacacacgcacacacacactcgctttCCTCCATGCTGCTTGCTCTCCTCTTAGATGATCTGTTTttgtacagtaaatgcattgaacaaacaaacaatagtTCTTTAGCTGCCAGGTTTGAAACTACAGCAGGAGATtgttacacacacgcacacacacgcacgcacccgcacacacacacagacagagtttCGCTGCTGCTCGGGTGGTATGTGAAGGTTCAATAGTGGGGGCTGGTCCTCTGTAATATAAcctttttttaatcagctttttttccccttttcttctttatatttgtgtttatttatttgactaaCTGAACGCATCATGTGATCACAAATTTTATCTCTAGAGTTTTCTTATTTTCCACttcagattatttttttatattcttCGGCGTTTTTGCATCCCTGTTGGAAAGGGGTGACCTGTACACTGCCTGACCAAGACCACAGCTGGCCCCGAGCACGTCACCAGGGTAAAGGAAACTTTATTCTACTCAGGACAGCAGAGTGGATGCAGGGACGGACAGCTTCCTAAATCCTCCAGCCACATTGTTTTACCGATTCAGCCCGAGTCCACAAaggttgggacgctgtgtgaacGATGAATAAATCAGAATGTGCTCAaattctgtaaatatctgtgaatctgatgcagcaacacgtttcaaaaacacctgtttggatcattccacaggtaaacaggctcattggtaacaggtgatagtgtcataattgggtatgaaaggggcatcctggaaaggctcagtcgctcacaggcgaggatgaagagaggttcaccgctttgtgaacacatgattggatgaaggataaacacagtttgtttatgaatgactgcattctgtatttatttatgttttacgcaGCATCCAAACTTTGCTGGAGTCGAGTTTGGAAACTAAACATCCAGGTGTTGTTAATGTAACTGCTTAAGCGGCAGGTAGATTAGAGAAAGTCATCAGTGCTGAGGCTGGAGGTGCTTTGGTTTGCCCCTTACATGAATCACGTTTATTCAGGCTGGACTGTGAGTAACCACCACGTCTTGTTTCCATCCATTCGTTTCCTGTTCTGGAGAGTTTTGTCTGGTAAAAGAGTGAAAGGCTCCTCTTCAAAAGGAGTTCCACGACCTGTTCACACATCCATAGAAACATGGGTAAGATCAATCGCACATTTAGGCTCCTTTTTATTCATGATCCACACGCACGCTCTTTTTCTGTCAAAGGAGGCCAGATGTGTTAATTTGTTGGAAATGTGATTACGTCAAACATCCAGAGGAATATTCCTGGACTCCTGCTCTCCTTCGTCACCTTATAAATGCTGGAAATGTCAGTTGTGAAAGTGAACGTATCGCTCAGCCAAAGCAGACGAGATGCTCGGCTAGAAAACGAGCCTTCAAATCAAGCAACTTAGAGCCACAGTCGTGAAACTGTGAGTACATCACTGGCGGCTGCAGGGggcgctgctcctcctctgttttacCCGCTAGTTGGGATTAAAGAGAGCAGCAGTGCCGTGGACTCCACAGTCCTGCATTATTACAGCAGGGAAGGCTTTGAGGCCCTGAGACAGCTGAATTAAACAAGCATGAATGTTGATGCTTTCACAACATCAGTGCTTCTTTAAGAAATGCTTTCCAGAATTTCTCTCCAGCTGAAGAAATGATCTGACTTCACAGCCCTGAAACTGGCCGCCTTCACTGGTTTCACGGTGCTGGAAGGTGTGAGTGTCAGCAGCAGTTTACTGTGGAGGAAACAGGCGTGTTCCACTGAAATTCACAGAAATCTCCTTCTttgaattaaacagaaaataaatacagttttttATTGTTTCCCATTTTCCAAAGTGAAATAAACACTTATTGAGCTATTTATTAAGATGGTGCTGTCACCATGTGGGAGGATTTCACTGCTCGTGATGAGAAGTCAGACGTTTGGTAACTTTAAAAAGCCtgaatttgttttaatttgaagcTCGGCACAGTTTTTAAACAGGGTAAATGTAGCTCCATGGTCGCTCCTCTTTACTGTttcctgttgtcttttttcctgTTCTGCCTGTTGACATGTTCATACAGAATACAACGAGCTGCTTTTGACAGCTTCGACTCCTTATTTTAGTCGAGAATATTACAAATGTGTCTCTAAAACCTGTAAGATGCTCTGGGTGACATTGGCAGATTAAACGTGAATACTATCGAATTAAAAAAGTCACTTTTGATGGAATCCCCCTTCAGCTCAAGGATGATTTGTGAGCTGATGTTAGTGTAGAAAAGTGCTTTCACACTCTGTAGAAACCACAGCAGAGTGAATGTGGGTCATCGTGTCGcttaaaacagcagagaaacgtGAGAATGCCGGGACGGGAGTTTAATGCTTCATTAAACTGGAGGTTTGCTTCATGtagatttctttgtttttggatgAGAGTTGGATGTCAGTCGTAGCCGCAGAGGGCTGTCGAATGGTGTTTGAGCTTCATTAGCAAAGCGTAAGCTTGATGTTAAATGTAATGGACAGTCAGAGACAAAAATAACTGAGAGGACAGACGGACGTTTGACTTCAACAGTGCTGAAGGTGTGAACAGTTCAAGCTGAGGAGTGCCCGTCCTGCGTTCATGgacttctgtctttgtgaggacagGTTCAGGGTCAGGGGTCGCAGAATGTgcacaaacgtgtgtgtgtttgtgtgtctgaccaTATTCCAACCTGCAGCCAGTGTTTTAGGCATTAGTCAGTCAACAATACAGATTTTTAGTGAGCAGCGCAGACCACTTGAAAGTTTGTAGTATAGTATATTTGATACTATTGTACCAcgcctccacctgctgtttttAACTGCAGCCATcttccacctttttttttttaatacccTCGATTCTAACAAAGtcgggacgctgtgtaaaaagagcaaacagaatgtgatcagtTGTTAATCCCTTTCgacataaaactgaaaacaaacaaagacaatatagttaatgtttttcctcatcggCTTCAAcagtttttgtaaatatctgctacagactgggaaagatgtggaacgctccaaaaacacctgtttggatcattccacaggtaaacaggctcattggtaacaggtgagaggatcatgattggctacgaaaggctcagtcgctgagtgaggttcaccactttgtgaacacatgattggatgaacaCGTCAAACGGCTGAATTCTGTTTGTACGTTTTACACGGCGTCCTAGCTTCTTTTAGCATCGAAGTCGTACAAGTGACGAGCTCTGATGAGCCCTGACGCTCTTTGAATCCCAGCACACTCGGCACATTCACCTTGATTTCACACGAGGAGAGCGGAGAGCgtttttcatcctctttcccACCACCGTTTTCCTCCCGGCTTCCTCTTTGGCTCTCGGACTGCTCTCTTCCAGTCCTGCGGGTTCCTGCCGGCCACATTCTGCTTTCTTTGCTGTAAAGAGCCCAACCGGCCTGTTTGATTAACTCAGCGGGGTGCGTCCCACTCAGAGCTGTCAGACTTTCTGTGGCTATGAAAAGGTGTGGAAAAAGCTGCGAGAGGAATCAAACATGGCTGATCTTTCCTCTCCCCCTGCCTCAGAAGccatttttccctctctctccttctcttgtcGCACGTGTAAATAtcactgatttttattttcctctttttactttttattacaGAGTTGTTTATATCTGATTTCCCTCATCGTGCCGATGAAGCAGTCTtagtttgtgcatttttttgtaaataagtttcttttttcacagttcaaactgtaaatactgcaaaggaaAAAAGATCTGCCTCCTCCTGGTGTTTGTTGAtgatctttctctctccttctctgtctcgtAGTCCAGTGAAAATTGTAAAGTAGCTGTTAAGAGCATCGTTACTCAGCTGtctccccacccccccaccccccgttTGGTCCCCCCTGACTGTTGAATGATGATCTCCAGGGTTCTTTTCCAAAGTGCTCTCTGTCGGCTCTCTGTGGAAAATCCAGTCCCCTGAAAATGATGTGAGCTCTCTAAAGTCTGAAGGACGAATGTCTCGTTTGCTTCTTTGAGCCGTGTGACAGAAGTGTCTTGAACCTGGCCAAGACTACGAGACAGTGCTCTCTCCAACCTTCACATCCATATCTGCTGTGGATCTACACAGTGTAATAAATGCATAATGTTTGAAACAGCCGTCTGTTTTAATTTATGTGGGATATTTTACTATCATCAAACTTTTTTTGTAAGGCATCTCAACGGAAGTGACTCAAACTCACATTTAACAGGCTGCAGATTCTCCACCAGGGGGAGCTCTACACGTCCCCCCGTGCTAATTTTAGGGGTCAACATCTTCGACTCgcattttc
It encodes the following:
- the gsk3aa gene encoding glycogen synthase kinase 3 alpha a; protein product: MSGSGRPRTSSFAEPPGVPGTAAASTGSAAAVGSSTGKSGVPQASGSSSSGCSNLKLARDSGKVTTVVATPGQGPDRPQEVSYTDIKVIGNGSFGVVYQARLIDSQEMVAIKKVLQDKRFKNRELQIMRKLDHCNIVRLRYFFYSSGEKKDEVYLNLVLDFVPETVYRVARHFNKAKSIIPIIYVKVYMYQLFRSLAYIHSQGVCHRDIKPQNLLVDPETAILKLCDFGSAKQLVRGEPNVSYICSRYYRAPELIFGATDYTANIDIWSAGCVLAELLLGQPIFPGDSGVDQLVEIIKVLGTPTREQIREMNPNYTEFKFPQIKAHPWTKVFKPRTPPEAITLCSRLLEYTPASRFSPLEACSHAFFDELRQPNTRLPSGRELPMLFNFSPTELSIQPQLNSTLIPPHARSHTAASAHDGPGSDSSQHSSVPGSLNSI